The Telopea speciosissima isolate NSW1024214 ecotype Mountain lineage chromosome 11, Tspe_v1, whole genome shotgun sequence genome includes the window TTTTGTCTATTTAGACTTTAAGAAGGAATAGCCAGTTGTAAGGGAGTTGGTTGGGAGGGGGAGTTGTTTCCTATCTTGATTGGAACTCTATTTGTGGCTTGTTATAAATAAATGAGCAAGGGCTTTATAGGCCATGATTTTACTATTTTGAAAAACTGTTGTTGCTGACTTGCTGCCTATCGTGGTGTGCTCTTCCTTGTGGTGATTCAAGGTGTGATTGGTGGTTAATCCGATCAATACCTTGCCGTGGAAAGTCCAAATACTACTGTTTTAGTTGTGGAAGTAACTTTTACTCTTTAATCTCACATTTGATCTAGACCCATGTTCCATCCTATGTATTTCTGTGTGCAGCTTCTTTAATTGCAAAATATTGTGCCTTTGTAGGGAGGTCCTCATAACCACACAATTGGGTGTTTGATTGTGTGTTTGAAGCATGCTCAATCCCTAGAGTTCAAAGCTTATCAGGCTCAGGTACATCACTTTTCTTTCAATgttcaaaagaaataaagaatgatCCATTTTCCTTCCCTCTTTATCCAACTCAATCTATCTGCTTCTTCTTATTCCAGGTGATAGCTAACTGTAAAGCAAACTGGTTTCGAGTGGGAGTGATAACCATCTTGTTCTAGTTGATTTGAGGCCAATGGTAGAATGCTGATTTTACTCTCTATGTTTACATTTCCTTTTCAATACTCAAATAGTCCATGATTTATTCTAGGTACCTAATAATAGcagttttcccccttttcttttttcttttttaatgtaatTCTGAAGGGGCGATATTCTTTTTAGTGTGTAATATGACATTTCACTGATAGCTATGAACATTTAATCTTATTCACCTAGTGGCTGCTTAACTAAGAACCCAAAAAGTGCAATGCAAGTGGCTACTCTCTTCATTTCTGGACTTATTGGACCAATGGTTCTTGTGATCTGTGGGCTTCAATTCAGAATTGGAGAATTAACTTGGAAAGGCTTTGAATGAGTATGGTGGTAGCATTGGATTTGTTTTCTgttagtcttttcttttcttttagttatttgtaaattccaagctccacttgatgggtctttagctcaaattggtagagcacttggaacatgagcatgtttcagcgatggtggttcgaatccaccaaggccctttttattcaactgttcatagcatagtcagttatgacactaatccacacaagaacccaaatttaatggtctttttgaaatttgacaaaaattttatatgtatgtacttaaattaaatggataCGGATTTTTTACCATATGTAGAGATCTCTATTGTTTGAAAATGCCCGTGCTATGAGTTTTACTTTGTTGAAGTAATATAACACCAATTAGtgctaattttgtaatttttatggacacatgaaaaattgggaaagattttcttttgagaattttaatctaattttttgattatcttattttttataacgtcatattaaatgtatacatatgttgtataacaaaacaaggttaaaatatttttccaggcaaaattcaagtagaatccaactgacagactcagggtaatcAAACAGTCTTACATATGGATTCAGAAGGATTCCACCTGACAGACCCAgggcaaccaaacagtttttcagctggattccacctgacagacccagggtaaccaaacaggttttttatccgaatccaaatccacatgaaccagattcttaAGAAGCTGATCCAATTTAAGAATCCGACTCGTTtgacaccttcaaccaaacacgcCCTTAGAGTTTCAATTTAGGCTCTGGCAATGGAGTAAGATTCAGTTTTCAAAACAGTTTGGTTGAAATTAGTAAAATAAGTTCTGAACTTTTAAAGATTCAAAACTCTGTTTCTCTTTCCAACTTACTAGCTGAAGAGCAACAATGTTGCAATCGATTAGAAGAGCTCTTAGTTCAAGAAGAGAAATACTGGGCTCAACGTTCTAGAATTAAATGGCTTCAGGCTAGAATAAGGAATACCTCCTTTTTCCACACGACCACTGCTTTTAGAAGGcaatataattatatttttaggCTTCATGATTCTATTGGAGCTTGGATATGTGATGATATTCAGCTTTCCAAGCATATTTTGGATTACTTCTCCGATTCCTACTCAACATCCACCTCAGTTGGTATTGATGGATTTCTAGACTATGTTCCTCCGCGAGTCTCTAGCACTCAAAACTTGGCTCTCTATCACCCTTTTTCTGTAGAAGAAATTAAACAGGCAATTTTTCAGATAGGTGCTTTCAAAACCCTATAGGTGCTTTCAAAGCCCCTGGCCTTGATGACTTACCTGCCAAATTTTATCAGGCCCATTGGCATATTGTTGGTGGTGATGTTGTTGCGGCTGTACAATGGTTTTTTGAAACTGGACACATGCTGAAACACTTTAATCGTACGACAATTGTCTTGATTCCAAAGCAGAAACCCCCTGAGAATATTACCCACTTTAGACCGATTAGCCTTTGTTTCGTCTTTtccaaaatcattacaaagTGTCTTGTCAATTGGCTTAAACTAATTCTTAATTTAGCCCATATCAAAGCACTTTCATCCCTTCAAGAGCAATATCTGATAATGTGTATGTTGCTCATGAGATATTGCATCAGATGCGCTCTTCCAAGACTAAATTTGGGTTTATGGCTGTTAAACTTGACCTTTGTAAAGCTTATGACAAAGTTACGTGGACTTTCTTAGAACTCTTACTAGGTAAAATTGGTTTTGAGGGTAAGTTGATTAACTGGATAATGCAGTGCATTTCAACTGTTTCTTATAATGTTAAAGTAAATAGATCTGTCATAGGAAAGGTTGTTCCCCATCGTGGGCTCCGTCAAGGATGTCCACTTAGCCCATACCTTTTTATCTTGTGTTAGGAGGCCTTCTCTTCTTACCTGTTAAAGGCTGAGTTTCATAATCACATTCAAGGTATAAAAACAAGTAGAGCTAGTCCCCGTGTTAGCCACCTTCTCTTTGCAGATGATTACATATTATTTTCAAAAGCTAGCCTGGATGAGAGTAAGACTCTCTTATCTTTACTTACCAATTATTGCTTAGTTTCAGGTCAAATTGTTAATGTTCGTAAATCTAGCATCCTTTTTAGTCCCGGTGTCCCTTCTTAGGTCAAAGAAGCTATATCTCAAGCTTCTGGTTTTCTTATTGTTCATAATCATGGGAAATATTTAGGACTTCCAATTGATTTTGGGTGCTCCAAGAGATTGCTTTTCTCAAGCATTACGGATAGAATACAACCTAAGCTATCGGGTTGGAAGGAATCCCTTTTATCCTTGGCTGGCAAAGAAATTCTCATCAAGTCTGTTGCCACTAGCATCCCAACATATGCTATGTCCATGTTTTTTCTCTCTAGCTCTAATATTGATAACATTACTAGCCTTATTCGATGCTTTTGGTGGAAGGATAGGAATGGCAAAGGGGTCTTTTGGAAACAATGGGATGTCCTTTGTTCCCATAAATCTTTGGGTGATTTGGGTTTtagagatttggggttttttaatCTAGCTATGTTAGCTCGTCAAGGGTAGCGTATTCTGCATCATAGTGAGGCGCTTTGGGTCTATGTTCTTAAAGGGAAGtattttccatcttcttcttttcttgaagcTAAGGACcgtcaaaattgctcttggggtTGGCGTAGCATTCTTAAAGGTAGGGAGTCTTTACTTCTTGGTTTAAGGAGACGTATTGGTAATGGACGAACGACTAAAATTTTTGAGGACTCGTGGATCCCTTCTCTTCCTGGAAGACGTATTTCTAGTTGTCTCCCTAATCTCAGATATAATTTGGTCTCCAGCCTTATTTATCAGCCGCTTATGGAATGGGATTCCCCTACCCTTTCAAATCTCTTTTCAACAGCTGAAGGAAGGGCTATTAAGCATCTTCTTTTGCCTATTTCGGATATAGAGGATAGTTGGTTTTGGACCTACTCTAAGAGTGGTCTCTTTTCGGTCAAATCAGCTTTTCATACTATATTTCGAAACCATGTTAGCATCCCTTCCCTATCCTCTGATTCCTTTTGGAATTGGTTATGGCGCCTGAAACTCTTACCCAAGATAAAACTATTTCTTTGGCGTGCATGCTCTAATGCTTTAGCTGTTAATGATCTCCTCTTTAGAAGATCTTTGGTACAAACCCCTTATTGCCTCTTTTGTAATAATCTTGGGGAGTCCATAGTCCATGCTTTAGTGCATTGCCCTTTTGCTTCTACTTGCTGACGGCTCTCTCCCCTTCGGAATGATACCCAACTGTTTAATGGATCAACTTTTAGAGACTGGATCTCATTTTTAAACCCGTTTGGCCAGCATTATCCAAATCCAGATGATTTTGCATTACATTGGACATCATTTTGTTGGGAAATCTGGAAAAGTAGGAAtagatttgttttttcttttattcagcCAAATCCTCACACTctaatgttttctttttatttgtttttttggaggAGAGCATTATCGGGCTCCggacttcttcttcactatcggACACACATTTGGCTGATCTTTACCCTCCCTTGAGTGTGCCATCGCACTATGCCTATGCTATTACTGATGGTGCATGGTCTGCCAGTTCCTCCAAAGGCGGGCACGGGGTTATTCTGTTTGATTGTTCAGGGGCTGTTATGATAGTTCGCTGCAAGTCATCTTTTGGGTGTTCTGCTTCTATGTTAGAGGCCTTAGCCATTCGTGATGCAGTTACTCTTGCCAACAGTCTTCAGCTCCCTCAGTTGCGGATTTGCTCAGATTGCCTCCCTGTTGTCCTTGCGCTTCAGGGGTTGTCATCTACCTTGGATTGGGCATCGCAGTTTGTAGTTGATGATATCTTAGCTCTTTGTAATAATTTCTCTTTTGTATCTTTTCTACATGTTTCCCGAGACTGTGTTAAAGGGGTTTATTTCCTTGCTATGGGGGcttattgatttgatttgtctCGTTTTTGGTGGTCTAACCCACCTCTTATCCTTGTAAATCTTCCAACTGGTTATAGTTTCTCTATTGTCAATTTCTTTTAaggggaaaggtttcatacatggtcgtgtaaaccgtgtatgcgagagggtgggagtttcaaggcggATGAGTATTTATGACTTTCCAactttttgtgagagaccctctcatgTACACGATTTATACGACCGAGGcgtgtatgaaacctttccccttctttccccttcttttaatAAAACTCTgattttaacaaaaataaaataaaataaacactGAGTGATGTCTTTCTTTTTAGATGGGCCATCCATGTTGTAGGAAAGGAAAATAAACTTTATTGATTTGGTATGATGGCATCCACGCTTCCACCATGCCAATTGCCACGCGACTAAAAAGATATCAAAATCAGTTTCTTTAACAGCCACGTGTCACTTCACATGACGGCGGGATGGCGGGGAATTGCCGAATTGCTAGAAATGCTTCTAttctatatatttctttttttggtaaaatctaTTCTATATATTTCAATTCTTATTTACGTCTCCGCATTATATActtgaaaatcaaataaaatgttttcaccaaaaaaaataaataacacacaAAAACTCTTCCCCCCCTCTCGCTCTATCTCCCTCTGCTATTTCTTAATCACACTCTGAGGAAGaagattgttaaaaaaaaaaaaccctaattttcggCGTCCTTTTCGCTATTCTGCCTAAATTCCATCAACCAACTTGGGTTTCGGTGAATTGCGGCTTCTAGGATTTCCTGAAAGATCAATCCTTTTGACTTTTGTTTTGGTGGGAATTCTAGGGTGGAGAGTTATGAGCTTTGAAGATCTCGAAACTGGTAGGCCTTTGGCTTCAAGGCGAGAGCACATCAATCCAAAGCAAGACCCCACGCAAGCTGTTGCTTCCGGTGTGTTTCAGATCAACACCGCTGTCTCCACGTTTCAACGCCTCGTTGATACCCTTGGAACGCCCAAAGACACGCCCGAGCTCCGGAAGAAGTTGTAAGTGTCTTTGCCTCGTCCCCAttctttgttttgatttaattGGTGGTCAATTTGTTTGTCTTGCAGAAAGCTTGGTTTAGTTCTTACCTTTTCTTGGTTCATTCAGAGACTTTGAATTGCTCAAATTTTCTGGCTTGGGTTGGTTTGAAAGTTGATTTTTCATGTTGTTGTATAGATTAGTAAGCGGAGAGACTGAGAACGTATTTTGGAGCTGAGTAAGGTTTTGGGTTCGTTTATTATGTTACATTATTGAATTCAATCTGAATGCGTGATTTATAAAGCTATAATATTGTAATTAATGGATAGAGGATCTTAATTAGCATTTTGGCTGCACTTATTTGTGTATTAGAAGAGTTCTCTGCCTAATTGGAGCTTTTTCTTAGTTTCACATCGTTCAAGTAACTGTAGTACAAGCCGTATGTATTTGCTCTTAATTTATGAAGCCTTGCTAGTTACGGCCTTGGTCCAGCTCTCACTAGCCTAATACGCATCCACCtctcactgcatctcacagcattCATGGCTAATAAAGCCAACCTTTCATTCATCAACAAAGTTGTGGGTATAGGCTTGAAGTCTTCACAAGTAAACAGAGTGCTGTAGCACTTCAAACAGAAATTGGAAAGTACTAAAAAGGAGTCTCACGCATGGTATGAACCATATATAATAAGCTACTTAATTAGAAGGAAAGAATTAGCTTAAATCTAAGTAATATCCTCAAAATTGAAACTACATATAATCCCCCACAATTCTGGTTACCATATATAATAAGCTACTTAATTAGAAGGAAAGAATTAGCTTAAATCTAAgtaatattctcaaaattgaaaCTACATATAATCCCCCACAATTCTGGTGTTGAGTGAACCAGCTAACACACACCATGGTCTTAGTCTGGCCTAGCCCAAAAGACCAGTTGAAGAACCATGGGCGTGGTTCCTCTTGGGCTTGCAATTGTACTGTTTTCTGTAGTACTAGTCTACACCACAAAATCCTCCTGGTTGTGCCTTCTTTCTGAAGAAGAGACTGAACCTTATGGAAAGAGTTACTATTTATTTGAGGTTTAAGCCCATATGCGGCAGCTATCAGTGGTTTTGAGAAACTGTATTTATGACCCATCCTTTTTATCTATATAAATGTGCTTATGATCCATTAGTGGTACCTCATTATTTATCTTTTCTAGGTTAGTCTGCCCTTGTGTCTTGCCCAAATGAACTGTGAGACTTGTGGCCATATGCTTTTTCTGGTTGATTCTGTGTATTTCTGTTTTCTAATCCAACTGTACAACAGACCAATGTTAAAGGCAAGGATGTTGACTTTAAGGTTATCAGTCTATTTGTTGCTAATGCTTGCATTTTCAAGTGAAGTTTTAAATTCCTTGGGAATTTGCATTATACTTGTAATTTTATTTGCTCTCTAGCTGATTGTTTTCCTCTTCTCTAAATACCAAGTGTTGAATGATTATATATGATAGGCCTTTGTTATAATTATTCCATTTGATTTGCAtgttagggacttgggtctcattctcaaaagctagccgttaaggagagggtgcccaagtacctattaacccacccaTATCCCCATTCATAACCGATGTGGAATTATTCTTTTTTGCCTTATGCGTGGATATCCCAACATTGCAGGCACAAGACAAGGGTATATATTGGGCAGTTGGTGAAGGATACTTCTGCTAAACTTAAACAAGCTAGTGAAATAGATCAGCATAGTGAAGTTAGTGTAAGTTAAGAGGCAGCTTTGTGATTTGCCATGTGATATGATCTCAAAGagcattatttttttctggttgtTGTTCCCTTTCTCCCTTTACCTTTTATCTCCTTTTCAGTTAGGGAGGCAAATCAATATTTGTTCCCCAGCATTAATTGGTTGAAGACTAGAGGTCTTTGGTGTCAAAACTCTTATTTTAACATTAAGAAATTTCAGTACTACTTGTTTGTTAAATGTTCTGGAAGACAGTCACATGGTTCAGACTTCAGACCATGACTTTCTTCGTTGATCATATCTGAGTATTGATAAACATAGATCTGAGACTCTGAACAGTTTTCATTAACTTACTGACCTGTAATTTTACTTGCTTTAATAAAATTACTGATGCAACCTAGGGTTCAATAACCCTGATTATAGGTCGCTGTGGGCCCACCAGAGAGATAAATAACTTAAAGTGAATGAAtagtggcaattctgtaaatttCTGGAACAATTTAAGACCGTTTGGgagaggaaacaaaaaataagggaTGTAAAGGTAATTACTTTTAAGAGGAAGGACAAACTTGGAATTTCAATATGACTTAACAGAAATACTTTCAAAGATTGAGgatttttcagggttttttaaaaaatcagaataCAGACAAGGTAGAATGTGACTTAGGAATCAAGGGGCTTTGTGTAGTTTTGACACAAACTGTCCTCATCCATAATTAAGAAGAAgtttctcttgttcttcttcctcacgaTAGAAGAACCAGGCGTAGAAACAGATTATATTCAGAACGTTGTGAATTTTCAGATTCATGATGCTAAAGCCCCTGACCTCTAAAGATCCAATTGACAAACACTTGATTCAGCAAGCTAAAAATTATGAAACCAGAGATGGTGGTAATGTAACAACCAGATTTGATTTCAAGTGGAAGTCTCACAACTGAACTGAGAGACTTGGAGGGACAAGAACTCTAGGCGTAGGTCGCTTATGGAAGAGCTCCCTTCACCCAAAACCTCAGGTTAAACCGATTGCTCACTAAATAGATTGGTTGACTTATGACTGTTGGGTTGTCCAGAAACAGGGAACGACAAGTAAAGGCAGGAATAAATCATACGATAACAGGAAGACATTTAAGAGGGAGAAGAATAAtgaaggaataaaagaaaacagagagaaaaaCAAACTTGGATTGAACAGAGAAAAAACGGAACAGCCACGCAGCTCCATAGTCATGAAAGGTAATCTCAAACTCAAAATTTCtttcaatattaaaaaaaaaatatgtcgTTGGACTACATCCAATATAAATAATGGGTAAAATATATgtaccccctaaaatgcactcaatattcctcatgcccccctaaggttctgacaagtccacacgCACCCACtcaaaattccacgtaccacccctattttaccccctaaagccatttaagtccacaccgtTAATTTTaggcgttaaatgctaaaaacTTTTTTTATTGACCAAAACTATCCCTGTAATTTGAAATGACCCTTTTGCCCaaccctcatcttccctaaaCCTGCAAATCCACTTCTTTTTCCGAGGATGACCCGCAGAGCTGTCCCTCGTTGCTCGGTGATCTAGATCACTGCCGGGGTTCACCAGATGCCGTACACCTCTGAACCTTTTCCGTTGAGTGCAGCAAAATGCTTTCTTGATCTTGTTAACTGTGATGGTTTTGGGCTTGAGTCCTCTTCTTCCTCGAATAGTGGAGATTTTGTCCCTTGACCTTCAAATTTTTTCGAACTGCAGGCCAAAAAGAAGGTAGCTGATGCTAAGCTTGCAAAAGATTTCCAGGCAGTTCTAAACGAATTTCAGAAGGCACAAAGGCTAGCAGCTGAGAGGGAAACAGCGTATGTCCCTTTTGTTCCTCAAGCAGTTCTTCCATCCAGGTAACTAACTATTGTCAGATACCTTTTTCTTGAATGTTGGTTACTTTAAGTACTTCAACATCTTTAATTTGCAGAGATTTGTATTACGTTGGTCTTTGTAGT containing:
- the LOC122644603 gene encoding syntaxin-22-like, with the protein product MSFEDLETGRPLASRREHINPKQDPTQAVASGVFQINTAVSTFQRLVDTLGTPKDTPELRKKLHKTRVYIGQLVKDTSAKLKQASEIDQHSEVSAKKKVADAKLAKDFQAVLNEFQKAQRLAAERETAYVPFVPQAVLPSSYTESEIDVGSDKSPEQRALLVETRRQEVLLLDNEIVFNEAIIEEREQGIKEIQQQIGEVNEIFKDLAVLVHDQGVMIEEIDSNIEGSHAATAQAKSELAEASKTQKANSSLACLLLVIFGIVLLIVIIVLAA